TCACGCCGAATCTTGCGGAGGCTGAGGTGCTGACCGGTATGAAGATAACCACAAGAGAAGAAATGGAAAAGGCGGCAAAGGTGCTTTCCGAAAAGCTCCCTTCAACCGTCGGAATAGTAATAAAGGGCGGTCATCTTGACGATACAGCCGACGATCTGCTTTATGTCGGCGGTGAAAATCACTGGATAAACGGCAAGCGCATAGATAATCCGAATACGCACGGCACTGGCTGTACATTCTCATCTGCCATAGCCTGCAACCTTGCTTTAACGTCAGATAAGGTACAGGCTGTCACAAACGCAAAGGAATATCTTGCGGGAGCAATCGCCGCAAAGCTGGATTTAGGCAAGGGCAGTGGTCCGCTTATGCACAACTATAAGATAGTCGAAAAGGATATATAAGATGTCCTTTGTTGAGTTTAACAATGTCACATTCGGCTATAAAGAGGACGATTATCTTCTGCTTGAGGATCTGTCGTTTTCGGCTGAAAAGAATGATATAATTACCGTTATCGGTGCGTCCGGCTGCGGAAAAAGCACGCTGTTCCGTCTTATGACCTGTCTTGAAACGGAATATAAGGGCAGTATCACGATAAACGGGAAAACACCGAAAGAGGCGACCGGCACGGCGGCATTCATGCCGCAGAAGGATCTGCTTATGCCGTGGCGGAACATACTTAAAAATGTGACCTTGCCGCTTGAGGCACTGCCTATGTCAAAGGCCGAGCGTATCTCGCAGGCAAAAGAGGCAATAGAAAAAGTGGGGCTGTCGGGTTGTGAGAATAAACGTCCGTCAGAACTTTCGGGCGGTATGCGTCAGAGGGTATCGTTTGCAAGAACGCTTGTACAGCTGTGGCACGGCAGGGAGCTTATGCTGCTTGACGAGCCGTTCTCGGCACTGGATTCGCTTACAAGGATCTCTATGCAGGACTGGCTTATCGGGCAGGTGAAGGGACTTGACGCCACAGTTATGATGGTAACGCACGATGTCGAGGAAGCTATGCTTGTCGGCAATAAAATCTTTCTGCTCAGCGGCAGACCCGTAAAGCAGATAAAGGTCATTGATGTAAGTCATATCACCTGCCGTGAGGATCTGTATACCCCGTCATCTGTCGAACTTAAAAACGAGCTTGTCAGGGCATTCCTTACGGAAAAAGCAGAGAGGGGAGATAATATATGAAAAAACACCTTCCTGCAGTGCTTACCGGAATAGGTCTGCTTATATTATGGCAGGTCATTGCAATGTGCATAAATGCGGCATACATACTGCCGTCACCGACACAGATTGCAGTGAAAATATGGGAGCTTCGGGAGCCGTTGTTTACGGTACATACTCCTGCGACAATGCTTGTAACGCTTATCGGACTTCTTATTTCCGTGGTTCTCGGTGTGGGGCTTGCCGTTGTGATGGAGCGTTTTGAGTGCGTAGAAAGAGCGTTATACCCTGTAATCGTCACAACGCAGACGATACCGGTAACGGCGATAGCTCCGCTCTTTGTGCTGTGGCTCGGATACGGCATATGGAGCAAGGTGCTTGTTGCTGTGCTTATAACATTCTTCCCGATAACCATATCGGTACACGACGGACTTAAATCCGCAAAAAGAGAAAACGAGGAACTGCTCAGGACTATGGGAATGAGCGGTACGGCGATATTTTTCAAGCTGAAATTTCCTGCCGCATTGCCGTCATTCTTTTCGGCAATAAAAATGGCGATACCGCTCAGCATTCTTGGAGCGGCAATGGGCGAATGGCTCGGTGCGCAGAGCGGACTGGGATATTTCAGTAAACGTATGATGACACAGCTTGACGGTGCGGGAGTATTTGCTCCGGTAGTTGTTCTTGCGGTGTGTGCAATGCTGGTTGTAGCTGTTATCAGTGCAATAGAAAGAAAACTAATAACATGGAGAAAGGAAATTTAACATGAAAAACAAAAGATTTACGGCGGTTGCCACAGCGGCGGCTATTATGCTGGGCGTGTGCGGCTGTGCAGGCAACACGGCTTCGTCTACGGTAGGAGGCAGTACCGATGTTTCTTCTGCAAGCAGTGAAGCAAAGGATCTCGAGGAGGTTTCTGTTGTACTGGACTGGTACCCCAACGGCTCGCACGTTTTCCTCTATGACGCTATAGAGGAGGGCTATTATGAGGAAGAAGGACTTAAGATAAAGGTTGAGTTCCCCTCAAACACAAATGACGCTATTTCAATGACCTCCGCAGGCAAGGCTGATATAGGATTTTACTATATGCACGATGTAATACAGGCTAATGCCAATCAGAATATTCCCGTTGTTTCTATCGGTGCGGCAGTACAGAATCCCGTAAATGTGCTTATGTCGCTCGGTGACAAGAACATAAAGACAGTAGCTGATTTAAAGGGCAAGAAGATAGGCTACGGCGGATCTGTCCTCAATGAAGCGTTTGTAAAGACGATGCTTAAGAACGCAGGTCTTAAGGAGGACGATGCGGAGCTTATTGATGTCGGATTTGAGCTTATGTCTTCTATGACAACAGGTCAGGTTGACGCTACGATCGGCGGATTTATCAGCCACGAAGTACCCGAGCTTGAAAATCAGGGCTTTACCGTAAACTATATCAAGCCTACAGAAAACGGCGTGCCTGATTATACCGAGCTTGTATTCGTAACATCTAAGGAAAATGCAGAGAAGAACGCCGACAAGCTGACACGATTCCTCCGTGCGACAAAGAAGGGCTATGAGCATGTAAAGGCAAATCCCGAAAAGGGCGTTGAGAACCTGCTCAAGAATCAGAACACCGAAAACTTCCCGCTCAACAAGGACGTTGAAACAAAGAGTGTAGCTACTATCCTTTCTCTTGCTGAAAAGGACGGTGCACCGTTCTTATCGCAGAGCGAGGAAACATGGACAAACAATATCAAGTGGATGCTTGACGCAGGCATTATCACTAAGTCTGTTGACGCTAAGGATATGATAGTAAAGCTCGTTGACTGATTATAATTTAATATTAAGCCGTCTGCATTACACAGGCGGCTTTTGCAATATAAACAAAAAAATCCTTAAAATTTGTGCATATATCCATATTTTACTTTATTTCATCTTTTCAGCGGACAAAACGTAGTTCTGAAATGTATAATTATAAAGCGTAAAAATACAAATTCGTTTTGTTCCGTCAGAATCTATGTATTTTTATCGTAAAAAACGGAGGTAAATATGAAAATTAAAAAAATTCTTCTCAGTACATTAGTTTTTGCCGTGGCAGCGATAGTGTGTGCGTTGACAGTTGGCGCTGAAAAAGCAGGTGATTATCAGATCTATGCTACAGGTGCCGATACCGCCGCAATTACTTCTTACAGCGGCACTGCAACAAGCGTTACAATACCGTCGAAACTCAACGGTTTTAAGGTTACTCAGATTGAACGCAACGCATTTCGTGGTAACACAAAGCTTACAAAGGTAACTATCCCCAATACCGTAACCGATATATCAGACGGCGCTTTCGGAGATTGCACCTCTCTCGAAACTGTCACTATCCCCGACAGCGTTAAGTCTATAGGTGCAGATGTTTTTGAAAATACAAAGATGCTCAAAAAACAGAGCAAATCATCAACCAAGTATGTCGGAAAATGGCTTGTCGGTGCGAACACAGGCACTCTGACGGTCAAGAACGGTACTGTCGGAATAGCTGACAGCGCCTGCCAGACAAACTATAATATAAAAACACTGAACCTTCCTTCAGGACTTAAATACATCGGTTCACTTTCCTTTGCATATTGTGCGGGTTTGAAGAAGGCTAATATTCCTTCATCAGTTGAGCGTATAGGAACATACGCATTCACCGGAACAGCTATCGTAAACAATCAGCTTGAAAGTGCGGACATTGCTTATATTGATAAATGGGCCGTTGACAGCTTCTATGAAATAAGCGATGCGAACATTACCGCAGGAACAGTCGGAATAGCCGATTCTGCTTTTGAATCTACTGAGCTTAGAACGGTTAAATTACCGTCTTCACTCAGAATAATAGGTATTAGTGCTTTCTCCGATACATACCTTACAACTGTTTCGATTCCTGCAGGTGTTACTACTATAGGCACAGGAGCTTTTTCACAGAGCGATTATCTGAAATCGGTCACTGTAGCGGATTCCAATAAGAATTACTCATCTCAGAACGGTGTTCTGTACAATAAGAATAAAACAGTACTTATGCAGTATCCTGTAGCAAAGACAGATAAGGCATTCTCAGTTCCTTCTACAGTTACGGTAATAGACAGCGTGGCTTTTACAGACGCTAAAAAACTTACATCTGTGACATTCCCTTCTTCACTTAAATCTTTAGGCGAAGGTGCTTTCGGAAGAGCGTCGGCTCTGACTTCAGTAAAGTTCGGGGCAAATGTGAAATATATCGGTGCGTTTGCGTTTATTGACTGCAAATCGCTGACAGGTGTAACACTCTCATCAAATCTGCGTGATATAGACAGCATGGCATTTCTGAACTGCGACAAGCTTACAAAGATAACAGTACCGAAAAGCGTAAAGAACATAATGCCCTATGCAATAGGTTATTGCTTTAATGCTGACAGTAACGGGGATATTTACATAAAGAGCGGCTTTACGATATACGGTTATGACGGTGAAGCAAAACGTTATGCAAATGAAAACAACATAAAATACGTCAAGCTGTCTGATGCCAATGTTACCGCAGTGAGCGGTTTCAAATGCTCTTCCAAGACAAGCACATCGGTTACATTGCAGTGGACAAAGAACTCCACCGCTTCCGGTTATGAATTACAGCAGTACAAGAACGGTAAGTGGGTCACTATAGCAACTCCCTCTGCTTCAACCACATCTTATACGGTCAAGAGCCTGAAAGCGGGAACAGCAGGCTATCGATTCAGAATCAGAGCGTACAAGACAGTCAGCGGTACAAAAAAATACAGCTCGTGGAGCAGTGAAGTAAAGGTAAACACAAATCCTTACGGCGTAGGCGGATTCTCTGTTAAATCTAAATTCAGCGTTTCCGTAACATTACAGTGGAACAAGGGCACTACCGCAAGCGGCTATGAGCTTCAGCAGTACAAGAACGGCAAGTGGACAACTATTTACACGGCTGATAAGGCAACTGTAACGAGCTATACAGTTAAAAATCTCAAGGCAGGAACAGCCGGCTATCAGTTCCGTATCCGTGCATATAAGACCTACGGCACTAAAAAGCAGTACGGTTCATGGAGCAAGGTTATAAAGGTGAATACCAACCCCTACGGTGTTGGTGGATTCTCTGTTAAATCTAAATTCAGCGTTTCCGTAACATTACAGTGGAACAAGGGCACTACCGCAAGCGGCTATGAGCTTCAGCAGTACAAGAACGGCAAGTGGACAACTATTTATACGGCTGATAAGGCAACTGTAACGAGCTATACAGTTAAAAATCTCAAGGCAGGAACAGCCGGCTATCAGTTCCGTATCCGTGCATACAAGACCTACGGCACTAAAAAGCAGTACGGTTCATGGAGCAAGGTTATAAAGGTGAATACTAACCCCTACGGTGTTGGTGGATTCAAAGTTAAGTCCACAGCGAAAAACTCTGTGACATTGCAGTGGAACAAGGGAACAACGGCAAGCGGTTACGTCATTGAAAAATGGAACGGAAACAAGTGGGTACACGTTGCAAGAATCACAAACGCAAGCACAACTACCTACACTGTAAACGGACTAAAGTCAAATACAAGCTATCAGTTTAAAATACGGGCGTTCAAGTCCTATTCCACAGGCAATCAGTACGGCACATGGTCAACTCCGTTGACAGCAAAAACAACTAAATAAATCAGGTAAAGGGACACGGTTATAATCTGTGCCCCTTTATTATTACTGTCTGCTGACGGGTATCTAAAACGATACCCGTTATTTTTATATTATAATTCCGCTGAGGTGGTCTGTTTCATGCTGTATTATCTGAGCGGTGAAGCCCTCATACGTTTTTATCTTTATCTTGAAATTTCTATCAAGATAGCGCACTTTTATCTTCTTGTATCGCTTTGTTTTCCGTAAACCGTCAAGCGACAGACAACCTTCTTCCGTTTCATAAGCACCGTCTGACTTTATTATTTCGGGATTGTACATAAGAAGGTAATCGCCGTTGTCGTTTATGGCGATAATGTTTTTAAGTATGCCTATCATATTTGCCGCCATGCCGACACAATGCTCGGAATTTGCAATCAATGTTTCGAGCAGGTCTTCGCCGGTTTGCCTGTCATTTTCTGTCGCAGGGGCGGACTTCTGCGACAGCAGGAAAATATCTCTGTTAATTTCTTTTATCATAATACATCTGCCTTTTTCTTTTTATTTTAGCATATTTCAAGCTATTTTGGCAAGTGGGGGAAAATGACGTTTGCACAAAATGTAACCTGTTTGTGCTGAATACGATATTGCTTATTGTGCGTTTATGTATTATAATAACCTCAGACAGACAATCCGCATAAGTGGATTATCCCGTGCATAAGCACGGTAGGCGGTTACCCGCCAGTCTGAGAACATTTTATCATCAAATCCTTTTGCCGTTGGCAAAAGTACGGCGTACCGCCGTGTCGGCTTACGCCGACTTGATTTGTGATATAATAACCTCAGACAGATAATCCGTTTACACGGATTACCCCGTGCAAAAGCACGGTTGGCGGTTACCCGCCTGTCTGAGAACATTTTATCATCAAATCCTTTTGCCGTTGGCAAAAGTACGGCGTACCGCCGTGTCGGCTTATGCCGACTTGATTTGTGATATAATAACCTCAGACAGACAATCCGCATAAGCGGATCATCCCGTGCATAAGCACGGTAGGCGGATAACCGCCTGTCTGAGAACATTTTATCATCAAATTGATGAAAATAATCTGACGAAAGGAAAAAACAGCTATGCCTAATCCATATTTACCTTTATGGGAATATATTCCTGACGGAGAGCCGAGAGTTTTCGGTGACCGTGTATATATCTACGGTTCGCACGACAGAGCAGGCTCAGATGATTTCTGCGACTATGTTTTAAAGTGCTGGAGCGCACCTGTGAACGATCTTAACAACTGGGTGTGTCACGGTGTTACGTTCCGTGTAAAGCCGGACGGTGATTTTCCGTCGGATACCGACTGGACGCCCGATAAAAATCAGATCTTATTTGCACCCGATGTCGTTTGCAGGAACGGAAAGTACTATCTGTATGCATATATTGTCAATGCGACAGGCTGCGTTGCGGTGAGCGACAGACCCGAAGGACCGTTCACACTGCTTTCAAAATACAAGTACACTATATCCGATGAGATATGCTGTAACGGCTGGTTCATCGATCCGGGCGTGCTTGTTGACGATGACGGAAGAACTTATATTTACTGTGGCTATGAGCGTTCTTTTATGGCTGAGGTCGATACGGATACGATGTACACGATAAAGGATAACAGCTGTATCGAGCATATCATACCGATAACCACAGATAATGACGGAGGCTTTGACACGGAAGAAACGCTTTTCTTTGAGGCTTGTTCTCCACGCAAGGTCGGTGATACATATTATCTTATTTATTCTCCCAAACGTGGCCCACGTCTTGCTTATGCTACTTCAGACAAGCCTACGGGGCCGTTTAAGTACAGAGGATATATTGTGGACAACGGTGTTGATTATCCGGGAGGCAACGATCACGGCTCGATAGCTCAGATAAACGGTCAGTGGTATATCTTCTATCACCGTATGACCAACGGTACGATAATGTCAAGACGTGCCTGCGTTGAGAAGATCGAGATACTTCCTGACGGCACTATACCGCCTGTTGAAATGACTTCGCTCGGCTTTGAGGACAGCCTTGATCCTTACAGAATAACGGAGGCTGAGATTGCCTGTGTGCTTAAAGGCGGAGCGTTTGTAACGGAGCATAACAAGTTCGAAAGAGTGGTAACGGGTATAAAGGACGGTGCTGTAATAGGCTATAAATACTACGATTTCGGGCTTGACAACGGCAACGGCAGAATGTACTTCAGTGCCGATATAACGGGACTTGGCACTGATTGCAACGTGCATATACGCATCGACAGCGAGGACGGCGAGGAGATAGGTTCGTTCAAGGTAGGACACGGAAACGGTGTTTACAAGACAGAAGTAAAGCCGGTCAGCGACAGACACGCAGTGTTCCTTACGGTTGACACGGATTATACAGGCTGGACGGCTGCCTATTTCAAGGAAAGACCGCTGTTTGAGCTGAAGAGGTTTGTATTCACAAAGTAATTTTCGGTTGTTACGAGGTGAAAATATGAAGATAGGTTCTATCGGATATAATCATGTTCATGATATGAAATATGAAAATTTCATTATGGACAGACCTAAAGGACCCGGTGCGGTTTTACTGCTGCTTATAAAGACACCTGCGGTTTTTAAGGTAGGCGGGGTGCAGTATCAGGTCAAAGAAAACTCGTTTATACTGATGTCACCGGATACTCCTTGCTACTATACGGCACAGGAAAATGTGTATACAGATGACTGGGTGTATTTCGAAAACGACGACTGGGATAAGGAATATGTCGAAAAGCTGGGGATACCGATGGATATACCTGTATATCTGGGAGATATGGACGAACTTTCCCACC
This window of the [Eubacterium] siraeum genome carries:
- a CDS encoding peptide deformylase gives rise to the protein MIKEINRDIFLLSQKSAPATENDRQTGEDLLETLIANSEHCVGMAANMIGILKNIIAINDNGDYLLMYNPEIIKSDGAYETEEGCLSLDGLRKTKRYKKIKVRYLDRNFKIKIKTYEGFTAQIIQHETDHLSGIII
- a CDS encoding family 43 glycosylhydrolase; the encoded protein is MPNPYLPLWEYIPDGEPRVFGDRVYIYGSHDRAGSDDFCDYVLKCWSAPVNDLNNWVCHGVTFRVKPDGDFPSDTDWTPDKNQILFAPDVVCRNGKYYLYAYIVNATGCVAVSDRPEGPFTLLSKYKYTISDEICCNGWFIDPGVLVDDDGRTYIYCGYERSFMAEVDTDTMYTIKDNSCIEHIIPITTDNDGGFDTEETLFFEACSPRKVGDTYYLIYSPKRGPRLAYATSDKPTGPFKYRGYIVDNGVDYPGGNDHGSIAQINGQWYIFYHRMTNGTIMSRRACVEKIEILPDGTIPPVEMTSLGFEDSLDPYRITEAEIACVLKGGAFVTEHNKFERVVTGIKDGAVIGYKYYDFGLDNGNGRMYFSADITGLGTDCNVHIRIDSEDGEEIGSFKVGHGNGVYKTEVKPVSDRHAVFLTVDTDYTGWTAAYFKERPLFELKRFVFTK
- a CDS encoding ABC transporter ATP-binding protein codes for the protein MSFVEFNNVTFGYKEDDYLLLEDLSFSAEKNDIITVIGASGCGKSTLFRLMTCLETEYKGSITINGKTPKEATGTAAFMPQKDLLMPWRNILKNVTLPLEALPMSKAERISQAKEAIEKVGLSGCENKRPSELSGGMRQRVSFARTLVQLWHGRELMLLDEPFSALDSLTRISMQDWLIGQVKGLDATVMMVTHDVEEAMLVGNKIFLLSGRPVKQIKVIDVSHITCREDLYTPSSVELKNELVRAFLTEKAERGDNI
- a CDS encoding fibronectin type III domain-containing protein, translated to MKIKKILLSTLVFAVAAIVCALTVGAEKAGDYQIYATGADTAAITSYSGTATSVTIPSKLNGFKVTQIERNAFRGNTKLTKVTIPNTVTDISDGAFGDCTSLETVTIPDSVKSIGADVFENTKMLKKQSKSSTKYVGKWLVGANTGTLTVKNGTVGIADSACQTNYNIKTLNLPSGLKYIGSLSFAYCAGLKKANIPSSVERIGTYAFTGTAIVNNQLESADIAYIDKWAVDSFYEISDANITAGTVGIADSAFESTELRTVKLPSSLRIIGISAFSDTYLTTVSIPAGVTTIGTGAFSQSDYLKSVTVADSNKNYSSQNGVLYNKNKTVLMQYPVAKTDKAFSVPSTVTVIDSVAFTDAKKLTSVTFPSSLKSLGEGAFGRASALTSVKFGANVKYIGAFAFIDCKSLTGVTLSSNLRDIDSMAFLNCDKLTKITVPKSVKNIMPYAIGYCFNADSNGDIYIKSGFTIYGYDGEAKRYANENNIKYVKLSDANVTAVSGFKCSSKTSTSVTLQWTKNSTASGYELQQYKNGKWVTIATPSASTTSYTVKSLKAGTAGYRFRIRAYKTVSGTKKYSSWSSEVKVNTNPYGVGGFSVKSKFSVSVTLQWNKGTTASGYELQQYKNGKWTTIYTADKATVTSYTVKNLKAGTAGYQFRIRAYKTYGTKKQYGSWSKVIKVNTNPYGVGGFSVKSKFSVSVTLQWNKGTTASGYELQQYKNGKWTTIYTADKATVTSYTVKNLKAGTAGYQFRIRAYKTYGTKKQYGSWSKVIKVNTNPYGVGGFKVKSTAKNSVTLQWNKGTTASGYVIEKWNGNKWVHVARITNASTTTYTVNGLKSNTSYQFKIRAFKSYSTGNQYGTWSTPLTAKTTK
- a CDS encoding ABC transporter substrate-binding protein, translating into MKNKRFTAVATAAAIMLGVCGCAGNTASSTVGGSTDVSSASSEAKDLEEVSVVLDWYPNGSHVFLYDAIEEGYYEEEGLKIKVEFPSNTNDAISMTSAGKADIGFYYMHDVIQANANQNIPVVSIGAAVQNPVNVLMSLGDKNIKTVADLKGKKIGYGGSVLNEAFVKTMLKNAGLKEDDAELIDVGFELMSSMTTGQVDATIGGFISHEVPELENQGFTVNYIKPTENGVPDYTELVFVTSKENAEKNADKLTRFLRATKKGYEHVKANPEKGVENLLKNQNTENFPLNKDVETKSVATILSLAEKDGAPFLSQSEETWTNNIKWMLDAGIITKSVDAKDMIVKLVD
- the thiD gene encoding bifunctional hydroxymethylpyrimidine kinase/phosphomethylpyrimidine kinase → MKKILTIAGSDCSGGAGIQADIKTITMHGMYAMSAITALTAQNTTGVYGIMNSSADFLKNQIDCIFNDIRPDAVKIGMVSDVEIIEAIAQKLKEYKAVNIVADPVMVATSGSRLISEDATDALMTRLLPLADIITPNLAEAEVLTGMKITTREEMEKAAKVLSEKLPSTVGIVIKGGHLDDTADDLLYVGGENHWINGKRIDNPNTHGTGCTFSSAIACNLALTSDKVQAVTNAKEYLAGAIAAKLDLGKGSGPLMHNYKIVEKDI
- a CDS encoding ABC transporter permease, with product MKKHLPAVLTGIGLLILWQVIAMCINAAYILPSPTQIAVKIWELREPLFTVHTPATMLVTLIGLLISVVLGVGLAVVMERFECVERALYPVIVTTQTIPVTAIAPLFVLWLGYGIWSKVLVAVLITFFPITISVHDGLKSAKRENEELLRTMGMSGTAIFFKLKFPAALPSFFSAIKMAIPLSILGAAMGEWLGAQSGLGYFSKRMMTQLDGAGVFAPVVVLAVCAMLVVAVISAIERKLITWRKEI